One Candidatus Methylomirabilota bacterium genomic window, CAGGCCGAGCGCGACCACGACCGCCGAGGTGCCGAGCGCGTAGCGCCGCGGCACCGGGGCGAGCGCGCCGACCAGCGCCACCAGCACGACCGCCATCGCGCTGTGCGCGGGATGCGCCAGGATCACCGCGGCGACAAGGAGCGCCGGCACCGCGCGTGGTCGGGCCCGTCCTTCCAGCCAGGGCAGGAGGGTAAAGGCGAGGAGCGGGAGCAGGCCCCAGCCAAGCCGCGCGGCCACGAGACCCCAGCGCAGCCCCTCCTCGGCGCCGCTGCGCGAGCCCGCGGAGATCACAAGCCCCAGGAACGCGGCGGGCAGCGCCGCCCACCCGGAGCCGAGCGCGCGGGCGAGCAGCGCATAGGTCGTCGCGGCCGGGAGCAAGAACACGAGCCAGACTAGGATCAGGTAGAGGGTGCCAGGGCTCGCGAGCCCGAAGGCCAGCCAGTGGAGAACATAGCCCAGATAGAAGAAGAGCGGGGGGTAGTACTGGAGCTCGGGATAGCCGGCCCACCAGCCGGGGTTCCAGTGCCACGGTGCCGGACCGAGCGTGATGACGTGGATCAGCCGATAGAGCTGGCCCGGATGATCGTCTGCGCCCGGGACACCGCGGCCGAGCGCCGTCCAGCCCCACGCGACGGCGTAGACAGCGAGAGGAATTGCCGCGACCATCGTCCGACGCTGCACGCTCGGGCGCGAGTATACCGGGCTTCTCTCGTTGACATTCGTTTCTCGCGAGTGTTAAGTATTCGAAATCGTGTCGCTCGGATCGGTGATCGCGGCAGCGGCCATGCCGGGATCGTGCAGGCACTTTCGGGGCTCAAATCCCCTACCGATGGAGAGGCCATGGATCGAGTGAAGGGACTGACCTGTCGAGAGTGCGGGCGATCATACCCGTCCTCTCCCGCTCACGTCTGCGAGTTCTGCTTCGGCCCCCTCGAGGTCGACTACGACTGGGGCGTCATGCGCGCGCGCGTCAGCCGCGCCCGCATCGAGGCGGGACCCCGCAGCATCTGGCGTTACGCGGATCTCCTGCCCGTCGGGCTCGACGCGGACGGCGAGCCGCCGGTGGGCCAGGCGGCGGGCTTCACGCCGCTGGTCCGGGCCCGCAATCTCGGCGGGGAGCTCGGCGTCACGCAGCTCTACATCAAGAACGACTCCGTCTGCCATCCGACCTGGTCCTTCAAGGACCGCGTGGTGTCGGTGGCGGTCGCGAAGGCCAGGGAATTCGGCTTCGACACCGTGGCGTGCGCGTCCACGGGCAATCTCGCCAACTCGGTGGCCGCCCACGCGGCGGAGGCGCATCTTCAGGCGTACGTGTTCATTCCCACCGATCTCGAGCAGGGCAAGGTGACCGCAACCCTCGTCTATGACCCGGTGCTGTTCGCCGTGCAGGGGACCTATGACGAGGTCAACCGCCTCTGCTCGGAGATCGCCGACAAGTATCACTGGGCGTTCGTCAACATCAATCTCCGCCCGTACTACGGGGAGGGCTCCAAGACCGTCGGCTACGAGATCGCCGAGCAGCTCGGCTGGCGCGCCCCCGCCCACGTGGTGGTGCCGTGCGCCGGCGGCGCGCTCCTCACCAAGATCGCCCGCGCCTTCGAGGAGATGCGGGACCTCGGCTTGATCCCCGCGGCCCACACGAGGATGTACGCCGCCCAGGCGCTCGGCTGCGGACCCATCGTCACCATGATCAAGAACGACACCGACGTGGTGGTCCCGGTGAAGCCCAACACCATCGCCAAGTCCCTCGCCATCGGCAACCCCGCCGACGCCTACTACGCCTACCGCGCCGCCAAGGACTCCGGCGGCCACGGCGAGCACGCCACCGAGGAGGAGATCGTGGAGTGCATGCAGCTCCTCGCGCGCTCCGAGGGCATCTTCGCGGAGACCGCGGGTGGCGTGACCGTCGCGGCAACCCGGCGCCTCATCGAGGCCGGCCGCATCCCGCGCAACGAGCCCATCGTGATCTGCATCACCGGCAGCGGGCTCAAGACCCCGGACGTGCTGCACGACCGGCTGTCCGCCAGCGTGACCATACGGCCGCAGCTCTCGGTCTTCGACCAGGCGCTGGCCGATCTCAAGTCGAAGGGAGACATCGCATGAGCGTGCTCGTTCGCATTCCCACCCCGCTCCGCAGCCTGACCAAGGGAGCCGCCGAGGTCCAGGGGAGCGGGGACACCGTCGGCGACATCATTCAGGACCTGGAGCGCCAGTTCCCCGGCCTCCGCGACCGCCTCGTGGACGAGGGCGGCGATCTCCGGCGGTTCATCAACATCTATGTCAACGAGGAGGACATCCGGTTCCTCGAGGGCGCCAAGACCACGCTCAAGGCAGGCGACTCCGTCTCGATCGTGCCCGCCATCGCCGGCGGCCGGTAGCGATGCGCTGGCCTCAGGGCCGCATGCGCGTCCGGCTGACATTCCCTCCCGATCTCGTACGCAAGCCCGTCGTCTACCACCTCGTGAAGGACTTCGACCTCGTGGCCAACATTCGCCGGGCCGACGTCCAGCGCGACCACGGCTGGGTGGTGCTGGAGCTGGAGGGCGCCGAGGACCGGCCTGCACCAGGGCGTGGCCTGGCTCAAGCAACAGGGCGTCACGGTGGACCCCATCGAGCGCGACGTGGTGCTGTCGTGAGGGCGGAGGGGCGATGATCGGGATCTCCAAGCGGGTCCAGGGATTCACGGAGTCGGTCATCCGCGAGATGACGCGGGTGAACAACCAGTACAACGGCATCAACCTCGCGCAGGGCATGCCGAACTTTCCGCCCCCGCGCGAGCTGGTGGAGGCCGCGCATCGGGCGCTCGACGGCGACTTCCACCAGTATGCGATCACCTGGGGCACTCCGCGCCTGCGCCAGGCCATCGCCGCGAAGTACCGGCGCTTCTACGGGATGGAGGTGGAGCCCGACCGCCACGTCACCGTCTGCTGCGGCTCGACCGAGACCATGCTCGCCACCCTCCTCGCCGTGCTCAACCCCGGCGACGAGGTCATCATCTTCGAGCCCTTCTACGAGAACTACGGCCCCGGCTGCATCATCGCCGGCGCGGTGCCGATCTGGGTGCCGCTCGAGCCGCCGGACTTCAGCTTCGATCCCGACCGCCTGGCCCGGGCGGTGACGCCCCGCACGCGCGCCATCGTCTTCAACAGCCCGAACAATCCCTCCGGCAAGGTGTTCTCGCGGGCGGAGCTCCAGCAGATCGCCGACCTCTGCCTCGAGCACGACCTCCTGGCGATCACCGACGAGATCTACGAGCACATCATCTATGACGGGAGTGGCCACACGCCGATCGCAACCCTCCCGGGCATGGCCGACCGGACGGTGACGATCTCCGGCATCTCCAAGTCCTACTCGGTGACCGGCTGGCGAATCGGCTACGCCATCGCCAATCCCGAGCTGTCGGTGGGGATTCGCCGGGCCCACGATTTCATCACGGTGGGCGCGCCGCACCCGCTGCAGGAGGCCGCGGTCACCGCGCTCCAGTTCCCCGACGCCTACTACACGCGGCTCCGCGAGTCGTACCAGGCGCGAAGAGACCTCCTCTTCTCCCAGGTCGAGGCGGCGGGCTTCGTGGCCTGGAAGCCGCAGGGGGCGTACTACATCCTCACCGACGTCGCCCACTTCATGAAGCAGTACGACTGCGCGGACGACACCGCCTTCGCCATGCACCTCATCAAGGAGGTGGGCGTGGCCACGGTGCCCGGCTCGTCCTTCTATGCGCACGGGGATCTCGGGCGCACCAAGATCCGGTTCTGCTTCCCGAAGACCGACGACATGCTCATCGAGGCGGGCCGCCGGCTCCAGAAGCTGGCGCGGTGACGCTGCGGGAGTCGGCCCGCGCGGTGTTCGACGCCGCGCTGCGGGCCGGGGATGTCCGGCCGCTCGTCCAGCGCGCCCTCGCGGGACTGACCCTTCCTCCCAGCGGGCGCGTCCTGCCACCCCACGGCCGAGTGCTGCCGCCCCACGGCCGAGTGCTGGTGGTCGGCGCCGGGAAAGCCTCGGGTGCGATGGCGGCGGCGGCCGAGGAGGCGCTGGGCGACCGCATCGCGGACGGTGTCGTCGCCGTCAAGGACGGCTATCTCGCCCCCACCCGCCGCGTCCGCCTGCTCGAGTCCGGCCACCCCGTGCCCGATGCGCGAGGGGCGGCGGCCGCCCGCGCCATCCACGACCTCGCCCGTACCGCGCGTCCCGACGACCTCTTGCTGGTGCTGATCTCGGGCGGCGGCTCCGCGCTCACCCCGGCCCCCGCGCCACCGATCACGCTGGAAGAAAAGCAGGCCCTCACCCGGCTCCTCCTCCGCGCGGGCGCCACCATCAATCAGCTCAACGCGGTGCGGAAGCACTGCTCGATCTTGAAGGGCGGCCAGCTCGCCCGGGCCGCCGACGGGGCGAGGGTGCATGCCCTGCTCCTTTCCGACGTCATCGGTGACCCTCTGGACGTCATCGCCTCGGGTCCGACCGCGCCCGACGAATCCACCTATGCCGAGGCGCTCGACATCCTTGAGCGCTTCGGCATCGCCGAGCAGGTGGCCCCAAGCATTCGCCGGCGGCTGGAGGAGGGGCGCCGCGGCGCCATCCCCGAGACACCCAAGCTCGGTGACCCGCTCTTCGCGCGCGTGACCAACACCGTGATCGGCAACAACCAGCTGGTCGTCACCGCCGCCGTCGAGCGGGCACGGGCGCTCGGCTTCGCCCCGCATCTCCTGACGCGGACGCTCGAGGGCGAAGCGCGAGAGGTCGGGGCTCGATTTGTCCGCATGGCGCGGGACATTCGCGCGGGAAGCGGACCGGTACGTCCGCCCTGCTGCCTGATTGCCGGGGGCGAGACGACCGTGACGGTGACGGGGCAGGGCAGCGGGGGCCGCTGTCAGGAACTGGCGGTGGCCGCCGCCATCCAGATGGCCGGACTCCCTGATGTGGTGGTGCTGGCGGCGGGGACGGACGGCAGCGATGGGCCGACGACGGCAGCGGGCGCGCTCGCCGACGGAGAGAGCGCCGCGCGCGCCGGCGCGCTCGGCGTGGATCTTGCCGCGCGACTGGCCGACAACGATGCCAATCCCGCGCTCGCTGCGCTCGGCGATCTCATCGTCACGGGTCCCAGCAACACCAATCTCCTCGATCTCTACCTCGTCCTCGTCGGCTAGCTCGTCAGGCATTTGTCACCTGCTCGTCGCGCAGGCGAAATGCTCTTAGTGCGCGAGATTGCGTTGGTGGGGAATTTCGACCCACAAGGTTATCCACCAACGATCCACAACTTCAGTGGATAGAAGCGCGCCCGGGACTGCCCAAAGCGCTGTGCTATCCTAGCCCGCGTATGTCGCGGACAAATCTTCTCGATCTCCTTCCCGACGAGCTCGAGGCCCTAGCGGAATCTCTCGGCGCGCCGCGCTATCGCGGGCGGCAGCTCGCGAACTGGCTCTATGCCAAGGGCGTGAGCGATCTCGCGCTGATGTCGGACCTGCCACGCGAGCTTCGGGAGACCTTGGCCGAGC contains:
- the thrC gene encoding threonine synthase; this translates as MDRVKGLTCRECGRSYPSSPAHVCEFCFGPLEVDYDWGVMRARVSRARIEAGPRSIWRYADLLPVGLDADGEPPVGQAAGFTPLVRARNLGGELGVTQLYIKNDSVCHPTWSFKDRVVSVAVAKAREFGFDTVACASTGNLANSVAAHAAEAHLQAYVFIPTDLEQGKVTATLVYDPVLFAVQGTYDEVNRLCSEIADKYHWAFVNINLRPYYGEGSKTVGYEIAEQLGWRAPAHVVVPCAGGALLTKIARAFEEMRDLGLIPAAHTRMYAAQALGCGPIVTMIKNDTDVVVPVKPNTIAKSLAIGNPADAYYAYRAAKDSGGHGEHATEEEIVECMQLLARSEGIFAETAGGVTVAATRRLIEAGRIPRNEPIVICITGSGLKTPDVLHDRLSASVTIRPQLSVFDQALADLKSKGDIA
- a CDS encoding ubiquitin-like small modifier protein 1, whose translation is MSVLVRIPTPLRSLTKGAAEVQGSGDTVGDIIQDLERQFPGLRDRLVDEGGDLRRFINIYVNEEDIRFLEGAKTTLKAGDSVSIVPAIAGGR
- a CDS encoding aminotransferase class I/II-fold pyridoxal phosphate-dependent enzyme, producing MIGISKRVQGFTESVIREMTRVNNQYNGINLAQGMPNFPPPRELVEAAHRALDGDFHQYAITWGTPRLRQAIAAKYRRFYGMEVEPDRHVTVCCGSTETMLATLLAVLNPGDEVIIFEPFYENYGPGCIIAGAVPIWVPLEPPDFSFDPDRLARAVTPRTRAIVFNSPNNPSGKVFSRAELQQIADLCLEHDLLAITDEIYEHIIYDGSGHTPIATLPGMADRTVTISGISKSYSVTGWRIGYAIANPELSVGIRRAHDFITVGAPHPLQEAAVTALQFPDAYYTRLRESYQARRDLLFSQVEAAGFVAWKPQGAYYILTDVAHFMKQYDCADDTAFAMHLIKEVGVATVPGSSFYAHGDLGRTKIRFCFPKTDDMLIEAGRRLQKLAR
- a CDS encoding DUF4147 domain-containing protein, with the translated sequence MTLRESARAVFDAALRAGDVRPLVQRALAGLTLPPSGRVLPPHGRVLPPHGRVLVVGAGKASGAMAAAAEEALGDRIADGVVAVKDGYLAPTRRVRLLESGHPVPDARGAAAARAIHDLARTARPDDLLLVLISGGGSALTPAPAPPITLEEKQALTRLLLRAGATINQLNAVRKHCSILKGGQLARAADGARVHALLLSDVIGDPLDVIASGPTAPDESTYAEALDILERFGIAEQVAPSIRRRLEEGRRGAIPETPKLGDPLFARVTNTVIGNNQLVVTAAVERARALGFAPHLLTRTLEGEAREVGARFVRMARDIRAGSGPVRPPCCLIAGGETTVTVTGQGSGGRCQELAVAAAIQMAGLPDVVVLAAGTDGSDGPTTAAGALADGESAARAGALGVDLAARLADNDANPALAALGDLIVTGPSNTNLLDLYLVLVG